In the genome of Brachypodium distachyon strain Bd21 chromosome 3, Brachypodium_distachyon_v3.0, whole genome shotgun sequence, the window TGCTTCCCAAGCTCGCAGGTCGGTCTTGCTCTTGCTCCAGTTCTTCTATCCCATATCGAAACCGTCAAATCTTTTGCTAGTAATCGTTTGCCCCATTCATGTAATCACGCATCGTAGTACTAGTTCTGTTGCCGTGACACTGACAGAGTCTGACGTTTCTTGGCCGGCCTTCTGATGAGTTGCATGCAGGGCTGAACCGGTGCGGCAAGAGCTGCCGGCTGCGGTGGACCAACTACCTGCGGCCGGACATCAAGCGCGGGGCCTTCACCGACGAGGAGCAGAAGTCCATCGTCCAGCTCCACGGCATCGTCGGCAACAAGTGAGAGCCCCGGCCTTAATTTCTCCTCCTGGCCTAATTAACCACATGCATTTCCGCACCAATGCAATCTCCCCCCTGCTTGACCTACTGTAGCTCGCGCACTATAGCCATGAGCTCGCCGCAGCGTGCTACTGTTCGTGCATGCTCCCCCTATCCAATCGCCCAATGATGCCTATACCACCGTCCATCAATCACGCCCTGAACTGGCTGCTTGCCTTAAGCATCCGGTCGGACGATTAACAGTGTTCATTATTTACTGGGTACACGTATTTTGATTACATTTATCATGGTCTTTTGGTGGTTTTGTGGCGAGTTAATGGAGTACTGATCTCAAGCGCGCCGGCGGGGCTGTTGGTTTTGCTTTGTGCGCACGCAGGTGGTCGATGATCGCGGCGCAGCTGCCCGGGCGGACGGACAACGAGATCAAGAACTACTGGAACACCCACCTGAAGAAGCAGCTGAGACGGATGGGCCTCGACGAGCCCCCGCCGGGCCCAACCGGCGGCTGCCCCGCGGCCCGTCACATGGCCCAGTGGGAGACCGCGCGCCTGGAGGCTGAGGCGCGCCTCTCGCTGCTCTcctcatccgccgccgccgccgccgccgcgacggccaccaccaccaccacaacctccggctccgccgcctcctcttcctcttcggcggcggcggattcgAAGCCCGCGGACGTGTTCCTGCGCCTGTGGAACTCCGACATCGGGAGCTCCTTCCGCAAGGTGGAGGCGGGCCATGGGCCGCCGGTGTCGTccgccaaggaggaggcccaCGACGCGGTGAAGCCGCAGGGGGACGAGTCGTCCAGCAGCGAGATGGACGCGGCCTCGGCAGAGTACCAGATGTTCCTCGACTtcgccggcgaggagctgGGGCTGTTCCACGGCCGGCACGGCGGCTTCTCGCTGTTCCCGCCGCTCGACGTGCTCTCCGAGGCGTCCCTCGACACGGCCTTCTAACCGCAACGGCAAGCGATCGAAGCGagacctagctagctagccagcgcTCGCTACGTACGCCTGTTGTGCTGCGCATGTACGTATAAtcgtatatatgcatgttgtCTTTTGTGGCGTACTCCTGCAGGCGTATGGCGCCGCGTACGAAAATTAGTACTTGGGCACGAGAATTTTGTGGGGGCTAGGGACTTAGGGTTTTAATTAGGAGGGGGTCTAATTAACCTGCAGCTGAGGCTGGACATCATGGTGTATTAGTTACAGCTTGTGATGGCCGGGATTCACTCCGGAGACGCTCTAATACATCTGATGATGTTCGATCTTCAACTGTGAGCTTTGGAGCTGTTTGAACATCAAATCTTTCAGTCCGATCGATGACGAGATTGATATTGTATGATATATATATCGATGAGAAATGCAGCAGTGGTGCAGTAATTTCGCTCGAATAAGGTTGCAACCGGCACAAATTACTGCGcgcaggtccttccgtgcactACTGGTGGCTTGTCCACGACGTACAGCTGGAGTACGAGTTGGATAATGAAATTATTACCACGTGATGTATGCATGATCGGTCGATGTAACTGGGGAGGAAATGGGACATGGCATATGATGCGTGACGTGTATTTGGACCATCGTCATCAAATGATTCAGTTTGTTGGCAACCCGGCCTGTCTGTCACCACTGTTGTGCCTTATACCGACATGTTCTTCTGGGAAATTTGATCATTGCACCGCCCTAGCGTGCAATTTTAGATCGCATCAGTAGAACATGCATGGGGCTTCGTGCGGAACAGTATACAATTGATGACCAGCATGTTACGTACGTATGTGTATCGATTCGATCATACCGTGCGTACAGCTACAGTTGTCCCTAATTATTCACTGAAAAAAGTTACTGATCTGAAGCATCCGTGTATATCCTCGAGAGGTGGTCCATCGGTCCTTCGCGGATCATCGTCCAAGTaacaaatttcacaaaatcacaatTTGTGTTGCTGGGTTTCACAAAAACCACAGAACTATCATTCTTCAGACATTTGTTTTCACAAACCCCAACTCATCCTCTCTGTCAGATGAGGTCCGCATGTCATGCCACACGTGGCCGAGCTGACATTTttctttgcatgcatgtggctACCTCGTGGCCTAGATCTGACGCGGCAAAGAAAACGGGTTAGCCCAGACAAGTGTTATATGGCATGCGGCTTCCATCTTCAGAGACGATGTTAAATTTCTTAATCTAGCGGTTTTGGGTTCTGCAGGAACTTCTGTCCGCGGACCGGTGGTTCTGTGACCCTTTTTTAGGCAACCTGGCTCTTAATATAAAAGTCAATGACTTATTCTAAAAATTACTTGTCAAAGATAATCAAATACGTGGAAGGGCTTGGCATTGAGCCTATCCATTTCAAAATTACAATTCTCCTTGGAGATAATACTGAAGTACTTCTATCTAAGAAACGTTGGAGCAGTACAATataagttactccctccgtttcaaaataaatgacgtggatttgtacagGTTTTTATGCAAATTCATGTCACTTACTTcagaacggaaggagtatattaGATTTCGTTAAGATCATATTTTGATCAAGAATTGTATTGGAAGTATAGAGGCAGTAACTAAAACGTGCTAAAATTGTGCATTTCCATTTTATCCTTCGTGCTATACGATTTGTTGTGGTGCTGAAGTATAGCCTGTGTAAAACCGTGTGGACTCACGAGCAAGGGTCCCAAGGGTGCAGTGGACGACTGTGTTTGACTTGTTTCTGTCTACTACGAGTATTCAGTAACTGTACCGGATAGCTGAGGGCCATGCCAACAAGGAAGAATTTATTGCTAAGTTCAGACAAAAAGCCAAAAGAGAGCAGTGGAAAGTTTCCCCAACATCTGCTGCCTGTGGCTTCATCGGCAGGAAAGAACAGAAAGAGGCAGCTCCTCCACCCCTATGCTACGGCTAATGATTCTTCTGGGAGATATTAAATGTCATGTCAGCTGATACTGTGGTGCCCTCTTGATATGATTGCGTTTTCGAACGGTACTGGCATCgagaaaatttcaaaaatccGAAAATAATATTTACATTTTCATTTTGGGGAAATCTCTACATGTACATATAATGCATACAAAATTTGTGTCAAGTGtcattaaaaaataatttaacGTGCTagctaaaaaagaaaaataattagaGCAGCTACAGCTGAGACCAAAACAACCCGAACTGCGCGACACCCAACAAACCAACCTGCCAAAGTCTAAACATTCAGCAGCAGGAGCCGATCCAGAGATGGAAACGGAACGGCCGTGAGCTCTCGTCAGTTCATCCCGGCCTCtcgggagaaaagaaaatcaagcaagcaagcgCGGTAGCAGGAGTGCAGGAGTGCAGGACAGGACTGAGAGGGGGAGGCTAGCATAGATAGCTACTGACAGTGCAGCCGAGCTAGCAGCTCGTGGTGGTGGCCTGGTCCCGGTGCAGATACTGAACGTGGCTCTGGGCTTGATGCATTGAATGCGTCGCAGATCGTATCGATCGTACTACAGTGTATACTACTCTTACTAATACTACGGAGTATAATACGGAGACGGAAACGATGGTGGAACCGGACGGagaggagaaaaggagagagaagcATGCATTGATTTGCTTGTGAATGTGCACTGCCTCTGTCACCCCCACGTCCGAAGTCGCAGAGACGCCGGCCGGACGGGGGAGCGCCGACTTGACTGGACTGGCCGGACGGGACGACGGCTAGCAGCCAACCAGGAACCGGGACCGGACGCGTAAATAGCTCCAGCTTGCACGTTCCGACCACACCAACGGGCCGGTTAATTACGCCTGTACCGCACTACCCAAGGAGAAGTACTGCAAGCTGGGAAACGTTGACAAGGTGTATAGAGATCAAATCAAGGAGCAGCTCGTTTCCCCAGCTTTGATTACGTTAACGGACGTCACAGCGTATTTCTTTACATGTCGCTTTTCGAAAGGAAAAAACTTTCTTGTCATGCACTACTAGTATTTTGGAACCGAGAAAATACATGACAAGAAAGTTTATGCGTACAAAACGGCTTTgtgccattttttttaaagaaaaacaacgGTGGTTCTCCGTCATTTACATGtcgcttaaaaaaaaactgtacaaAAGGAAAGCTTTCTTAGCTCCCCGGGAAACAGAGGGGGAAgtaaaagaaagcaaaaaagaTGCAGGGTAAGGTTAAGCCTCCCAAGCCAGTCTCCTCGATCAGCGGAACAAGATGAAACCTACGCCTATAATTCTTCCAGATCAAGTACACCACCTGGAGGGCGTGTCATCGCCTATAATTCTTTCAGATCAAGTACGCCACCCGGAGGGCATGACATCGCCACGACACGAAAGGTTCTCCTATTTCTCTCGTTCCAAACGCCCCACCAGGTGTAAATCAGCCTACCACTaagctccttcctctccttAGGCTTGCCAGCGAGGAGGCCCTCCCATAGCTCGTTGACCGTGCATGAGGTCGGTGTGGGGGGCGGGAGGACTGAGATCCCAACTCTGGATGAAGCCCCAGACCTCCTTGGTGAGCCCATAGTCGCGGCAAAGGTGAGAGATGGTCTCCGAGTGGATCGTGCAGAGCTGGCAGATCGGATTGTGAGGCCATCCTCGGGAAGCGAGGTTGTCGGCGATAAGAATCCTCCATGCACAATCGTCTTGGCGAAGAATTTGCACTTCAGCTCGGCCTGAGCCTTCCAAATCTTGGCGACCTAGAAGGGCGAGAAGGAGACGTGGAATTGAGCCAGGTACGCCGATGCCGCCGAGGAGGATCCTGAGGGCACCCACTTCTACGAGATGGAGTCACGCCGCTGTGAGAGGGTGATCCCACGAACGCACTCCCACGTCTCAATGAAGTTTGAGAGTTGCTGCTATGTGACAATCCGTAGAAGGGAGCAGATCCAATTCTGCGCGGTGAGCTCCTTTTGCACAGTACGACGCTTTATTGTGGCGATGCCATAGAGGCTAGGCCAGCACTAGGAGGGCGCCCCACCATACGACAGCCAGGTATTGTGCCAGAACAGGGCAGTTGCCCCATCGCCAAGCTTGATCTTGGTCGAGGCCCGAAAAAGGGCCAAATATGTCAAGGGGTGGCGAGGCCCGCCCAAGGCCTAGATGGCTCCGTCCAGGTGAAACAAGCCAGGTTAGGGATGCCTATCCCACCAAGGCCACATGTCTTTTTACTATGTAGTAATATGTAAACGCGCAATACATGTCAAAATAATGATTAAAGTTATGTGTTGGAACCCGCAAAAAGTCGAACACTCCATATACTCTATTTTGGAACCGAGAAAATACTAAAAAACAATGATAATTACAACCTAAAAAAGAGCAAATAACAAAAATGTCCTTATAAACACGTGCCACACAACTGGGGGCACGCAGAGAGCCATGTGACAATCCAACCCGAAAGGAAACATCTTTTTGAAACTCCGCCATGTAGCCTTGTTGGATATCTCCACCATAAAGTTAGAGATTTTGAACGTTTAAGCAACAAAATCCCAAATGTAGGCAAGAAGGCAACTGGCCCGACAGACTCTTTCACAAGAGGAAAAAGGACCCGGTAAATCCATCTATTACTGCAAACCCCGTGAGATTCTCTTTCATTGACTGGTGGTCTTCTTTAAATATGGTTTGATGTGGGAATTTTAACCAATGCACCTTTCTCCAAGTTTTTGGCCTTCCGTGCTGCTCATCGTTGTATGGAGAATTTAGAATTTGGACGGCTAGAAATGCTAAGGTCTTCTCAAATGAAACTACTCATCCGCAACTCCGCATGACTCACTTAAATTTATTATGGAAGACTTAACATTATGGGCTTTTAAATTGAAATGCAATGATAAAAAGGTAGCCGCCGGTCTGTGGCAGGACTATCTTTCGTTCCTACTGTAAATTCCTGCTTGAAGTAATATGTTCAAGTGGGAACtccagagaaaacaaaaaaagcatGGCAAGGGCCTAGCTGCATATTTGCTATAAGAAGTGCTAACGAGTCATCTCGCGAGAAAATTACACTCAATGTTAGCTAGACCAATTACTCACGTGAGTAGGGAAGCACATCTTACTGACTGCAACTATCTTGCCCGTGTGACACATGGATGATTTCTTATAAAAATAAGGGAGGGAAAATGCAGCCGATGCTGAACAATGCGAATTCTTACTGACTGCAAGTAAATGTTCAGTCTCAGACAACACGAACAATGCAGGCTATATATGTACTACCAAAAACCTGTCGTGGGAATAACACGTATGCAACATGAAGAGTTTGTAAAACTTAAATCACAATTAACAGGGCACACTTTCATCAGAGTATAAAGAGGAAAACAACTACACATAACAAATCACCTCTAGGCTCCAGCGCATAAAGATTCAGGTGTTCCTTATGCCCCAAAACACCCCAGAACTTTCTTCGGAGCCAGCCCAGTAGCACGGTACCTTGCAGCCATCTCCTCAGCCTTGAGGACATCTTCCCCACGCCGGGCCACTACCATGGCTCTCTTCTCTTCAGCTTCCTTGTGGACGATTGCCTTTTTGTTCTTCATCTTTTCCGCGTATTCggctttcttcttttctaaCTCTTCCTGCGCACTCGTAAAAATGCAGATCATTAGCTGATCGTTAGATGCTACATGGAGTTCCTTTTTAGAGAAAAGTTGTTGCATATGTGACAAACCGGTCGCTTGTAGTTTGTAAACTATTATCGATCGAGTATGTCACCTGAAGACAACAGTAATCTTCTACGGAGTATACAAATTTGCGCATACaaacaactactccctccgttccaaaatacttgtcgttgtttgaGTGCAAACTCGCACtcaaacaacgacaagtattttggaacggagggagtacgtttTTTTTATCCTGCTCAGACATTATCACAAAGATCTACAGGTATGACATATACAGCGAATAAAGTAATTCCttggcaaaaagaaaaaagagaatgaATGAAACGAAATAGAGTAACTGAAGAGCATAATCatccaaaagaaacaaaaacttgCAAAAACATGAATTCAAACAGCCAACTtacttctttccttttcagtTGAGCGTCTATGTTTGCCTTCCTTGTGTTCTCCCATGAAAGAATAGACGCTATCTTCTTAGCAGCCCTGTTATATTGATACCAAGTGATGACCGAGTTATGGTTTTGCCATTTTTCGTCAATACATACAACATGCTATAGAGTTGCAGTGAAACGTGTGAGCCGTTCTTTGCAAGGCGAAACGCCGAAACCGTGTGCACTGATAATATGCTGAACACATACTTGTTCTCAGCTTTTGCCTTCTCGTTCTCCTCCCATGCTTTGATCAACGAGCCCCTCTTTTCCGTTTCCACCTTCGCAAGAGCAACGTCTAAAAAGCAGGTTATGTTTTATGTCGTTAGCTTACCTGTTTGTACATATGCAGGAAAAAGGAATAAATTTGATGAGTAACGAGTTAGTCACCTCTGTCATTTGTGCCCttgtgcgtgttcttcttctcatCACGAGGTTTTTCAGCAACTTCTGGTAGAGGAAACCGGAGAAGAATATCAGAAATCAGAAGTCAGGTAATACAGTGAGACTTGGTTGAGCCTTGTGTAGTACAGTAGCATCAAGCAAACCGAACGGGCAAATATGAAATAGCGATCATGCACCACATATGACAGCGGGAAGCAATGTTACTAGCAACAGATTCAGACGGATGGATTGGACAGCAAGGTGCTAGCACTCACTCTCGACGACGACCAGAGCCTTGGAGTCATCGGCCGGtgggttcttcttctcctttgggGGAGGTGGGATGACTACGGCCTTCTCCACGGCCACGTCTTTCTCTGCCTCCGGTGCAGCCGGCATCGCCTTCTTCGCTTCTTCCCCAGCCATCACGTACGCAGAAGTACAGTTGGCTACGTGTTAATTTGTGCTGAAATTTTCTGCAGACGCGGCTTCTCTGTCGTACTCCACAGCTAGCTATTGGACGTGCGCTATATAGACCGAAATTTTCGTTCTAACTGGCTGTAAAGCTTAATCGGAACGAGTGCGAGCTAGCTAGAACCTGAAAATGCTGGCCGGGGCGGAGAAACTGAAACTAATTTATAATTGGAAGCTTCGTGGAGTTGTTGCGTATAGGGACGGGGTTGTCGTGGTCGTGGACTCGTGGGAGCGTGTGGGTGCGCCTCCGGGGATCTTAACACGGGCAGAATCAATGCGCGCGCAGCCTGATTTCTAACGGTAGTAAGGATATAGTACGTCGGTGATTTTCATGGTGCGCACGCGTGCCATGCCGGTCTCTGTCTGATCATGCGCCATGCAGCGGCGCGGGGACGGACGGCACTTACGAGCCAGCAGCAGGCCGTTGTGCCCGGAGCCTCGCATGTGTCACCACACGCGCGGGCGCTGGCGAGAATGTCAAGGGCTGGGAGAAAGGCACGTTGTGGAAGTCAAGTTTTCCAGTTTTTGCCTCAAGTGTGTGGTACAGAACAAGCAGGACTACTGAATTCCAGAGAGTAATTGGTTGTGACGTTTTGGATCTTACTAAAAGCAAAACGATTGTTTTGCagctaaaaaaacaagagtTGTTGGCACAGTCGAGCTTGAGTACAATGCTAATGATCACTGGTAAGCCGCCTCCCCTTTCGCTCGTACGTCCATAATGTCTCAGCTTTATCTTCGTCTCTACGTAAACGATGCGCCAAATCTGGACTGTATTTTACGCATTAAACCCTGGCAACGATATcgcctgcttttttttatctctgtTGTCTCATGAGTTGGTTTTCGTACTTTCCACTGGGGTAGTGGGGTTTctcttttttgtattttttgtttcaggaACTTTTGCAGCAACGAAATACATATTCAGGCTGCAAATACAATATCTGCAGCGCCTTGCATAAAAgaataagaaagaaaagaggcaAATATCTTAGTGGAGTGCATTTCAAGGCATTTGGACGGACGTAACCTACTCCTCAATTATATCGATCTCCTATTTTCCTTTTGGTAAAGACGTAATTTTCACAATACTAATTATGATGTGGAAACCATCTTTTAGACAGAAGGTCTGTTGTGGAAACGACCTGGCTACTCGCTGGTCCGAGCTGTCCGCGGCGCTTTGATTATGCTCCCTGCCTGCTTTGTTGGATTGCCCGTAACAAGTCTGATAAACAAGTGAGATTTGATATCCTGCCAACTTGGACGCACTACAACTAGAACCGCAAGTGCTCTCTctaaaaggagaaaaaacaatactccctccgtcccacatTAACGGTGCGTTCTTTTCGGTTTCAAGGATCGGCTTCTCTTAGAAGCTGTCCTCACCTAACTTTCTGAGAAAACCGCATCACAAATTTAGCTACATTTTCAAAGTAGTTTATGCCAAACTAATTTGgtagcctaatcaaatttaggtgacGGTTTCTCCAAGAAGTTAGGGTAGGGCAGCTTCTCAGAGAAGCTGGTCCAAGAAGCCGAAAAAAACTGGTCctaagtgacttaaatttgcccaaatatttatgcctaaaaaacgtatagatacatgtaatagaaagtctaTGGTGCGAAAGGAGTGGTAGTTACGATGCTAGTTCTGTCCAAATAATGGGAGTGTTAACCTTTTCTTCTGTGGGGAAATGATGAATGGATCGATCTCGCTCGTGATTGCCATGCTAAAACAGGAGTAACGAGAAGCGCCACTCGTTCAGCCCAAAATTGCATCCATGTACTTCGCCTGCTACCTGCTGCATTTATCACCAACACATGTTATTGTTGGCTTTGATGAATCTGTTATCGTAGATAGGTATAGGagtttcagactttcagtGGTCACATTCCCACCGTGAATACCTGTACTTTTGCAGAGCTGCAGAGGTGACAGGACTCTGTTAAAGAGTTGAAAACTAACACTGCCTCCGATCAATAGTAAGTTTcagggatttagtacaaagttgtggaatcggagagagtaatatTAAGTAGAGAGAAATACCCCATCTGTAAAATGACTGCTTACATAGAAGTTCCAGCTTTTATGTAATGTACGAGAAAACAATCTGTACttgtatgtatctatatacACAAGGAAGATACGCAACTATATTCTTCCTCAGATTATTCATTTGTATATTGAAGAGATCGTAGTATCTCGGCACTATGGTGGCATCAAACTTTGCAAATTTCTGTATGTATGCAATCCATTTCATATATACTAGTTTTCTGGAATTGGAGCATAACCCTGTGGTTCTTCAAGACGAGCTGGAGCAACAGCAGCTA includes:
- the LOC100830629 gene encoding remorin; this encodes MAGEEAKKAMPAAPEAEKDVAVEKAVVIPPPPKEKKNPPADDSKALVVVEKVAEKPRDEKKNTHKGTNDRDVALAKVETEKRGSLIKAWEENEKAKAENKAAKKIASILSWENTRKANIDAQLKRKEEELEKKKAEYAEKMKNKKAIVHKEAEEKRAMVVARRGEDVLKAEEMAARYRATGLAPKKVLGCFGA
- the LOC100830325 gene encoding transcription factor MYB41, producing the protein MGRAPCCDNKGLKKGPWTLEEDKVLVDFIQANGHGSWRLLPKLAGLNRCGKSCRLRWTNYLRPDIKRGAFTDEEQKSIVQLHGIVGNKWSMIAAQLPGRTDNEIKNYWNTHLKKQLRRMGLDEPPPGPTGGCPAARHMAQWETARLEAEARLSLLSSSAAAAAAATATTTTTTSGSAASSSSSAAADSKPADVFLRLWNSDIGSSFRKVEAGHGPPVSSAKEEAHDAVKPQGDESSSSEMDAASAEYQMFLDFAGEELGLFHGRHGGFSLFPPLDVLSEASLDTAF